A genome region from Myxococcales bacterium includes the following:
- a CDS encoding cytochrome C oxidase subunit IV family protein, producing MSESDAEHVKQHVKVYLMVFAALGVLTVVTVAISYLDLPTSYAIAVAIAVASVKASLVAAYFMHLVSEEKVIYYLLALCAAFFITLMLVPLATETGTGPLWPL from the coding sequence ATGAGCGAGTCCGATGCCGAACATGTGAAGCAACACGTCAAGGTGTACCTGATGGTATTTGCTGCCCTGGGTGTTCTGACGGTCGTCACGGTCGCGATCTCCTATCTGGATCTACCGACGAGTTATGCGATCGCGGTCGCGATCGCCGTGGCCTCAGTGAAAGCGAGCCTGGTGGCGGCCTACTTCATGCATCTCGTCTCAGAGGAAAAGGTGATTTACTACCTCCTGGCCCTCTGTGCCGCCTTTTTCATCACCCTGATGCTCGTGCCCCTCGCGACGGAGACTGGAACCGGCCCGTTGTGGCCGCTGTAG
- a CDS encoding response regulator → MIHREETLLIVEYDQRFADTLALEFQDRGYRVECLDGLEAVEQKSHLSYRYAVIDLWLHPESGLDVISIFKDRSPSTVIAALDGYHSGETAQRAIELGATACLTKPVDIDRLESALRSGDSRAILPQHRNG, encoded by the coding sequence GTGATCCACAGAGAGGAGACACTCCTCATCGTAGAGTATGACCAACGATTTGCAGACACCCTGGCCCTGGAGTTTCAAGATCGCGGTTACCGCGTGGAGTGTCTCGACGGATTGGAAGCCGTCGAGCAGAAGTCCCACCTCAGCTATCGCTACGCCGTGATCGATCTCTGGCTACACCCCGAAAGCGGCCTCGACGTGATCAGCATATTCAAGGATCGCTCTCCATCGACCGTCATCGCAGCCCTCGACGGCTACCACAGCGGTGAAACTGCCCAAAGAGCCATTGAACTTGGAGCGACCGCCTGCCTGACCAAGCCCGTCGACATCGACCGCCTGGAGAGCGCCCTGCGAAGCGGTGATTCGCGCGCAATCCTTCCGCAACACAGAAACGGCTAA